The proteins below come from a single bacterium genomic window:
- a CDS encoding ATP-binding protein, translated as MNLTFPPMMRPLPPARWAVLLLLLLAGAGRAGLIDPATLHPSTLRAVALDSLGLLWLGGLDGLASWDGRHLVRLDLRSGWEGGGASALTVDRQGRLWVAADSGLFRREESFRPVELNSPVGLGRARALLSHGEATWLATERGLLLVHDRLGERVLLSGMAVSCLALLPGGDLVCGTLDRGIYRFDAEGNPAAMRESYRRVLGEVAAIEPEPGGDLLLLGRLGGVPQLARLSARDGTLVALPDRVPDTPPAAPLALSASPVGILVRSGAGWQQWTGRELIPLTLPAAALPLPAPFLTELHPALAWLRPEGRLQIQSQASGMLAQQEGRMALAWESPRETGGWRPLQTCRTREGQWMLLASGGERRLLAISRGATREPALDWLEPAAARVFQPGTICPEPGSGALLIGLPGQILRAAGPRLDTLSRELGANWMVPFTPASVLVGGARGLALLEDGELKRLRVADPVHRATPDGFGGILAACDRYLLRLNELNEVDTLAYPEQLAAGRAAPGQALRQILADGSGRIWLLGERRLHLRAREGAPWTRPLAGLLGESADGESGEILSMAADSSGRLWLSTSRGTGWLVPDRLPPVALLLQDARELEAADRRLILLLGAADPLGTDGGTLVRVRLDDQPWGAWRAPGPLPLDQLLPAGVTGGTFRLQLQAMDAWGNLSRQSLALPLVLPAGQGRLPFAKRLFLLVAMVGIAVTATILYPGRSGLLISLGLGAAAGFIVRVATTEPHLWWALPLILGLSSYHTSDRIRARRAKTVESPEPGVLEVVDLLRDFGHSGSATRNLDRLLRSARNLYLEGRPDPEILGRYRTARGVFLDLTAPSLQQLMLALRRLPPAERPLAGSDQERLEGLVADAVRLLEGAGDPPAEAALVELAFNLDRLEQALAATQHGLDLRISSAPLKVLDRVLEDRAAELAGVELELRCEREVRQVLARLPVDKLQFILDNLVDNALHWMDGLPRRRLAIEVRERPSTLQLRVTDSGAGMTPERLARIFEAGVSGRAGGEGRGYGLYRSREILARFGGALTVERSEPGQGSTFLLEIKKVEPEGRQGSWNAS; from the coding sequence CGGCCTGATCGATCCCGCCACCCTCCATCCATCCACCTTGCGGGCCGTGGCCCTGGACAGCCTGGGGCTGCTCTGGCTGGGCGGCCTGGACGGCCTGGCCAGCTGGGACGGCCGGCACCTCGTGCGCCTGGACCTGCGCAGCGGCTGGGAGGGCGGCGGCGCCTCGGCCCTCACCGTGGACCGGCAAGGCCGTCTCTGGGTGGCGGCGGACTCCGGCCTCTTCCGGCGCGAGGAGAGCTTCCGCCCGGTCGAGCTGAACTCGCCGGTGGGCCTGGGGCGCGCCCGCGCCCTGCTCAGCCATGGGGAGGCGACCTGGCTGGCCACCGAGCGCGGCCTGCTCCTCGTCCACGACCGGCTGGGCGAGCGCGTGCTCCTCTCCGGCATGGCGGTCAGCTGCCTTGCCCTGCTGCCGGGGGGCGACCTGGTCTGCGGCACGCTGGACCGCGGCATCTACCGCTTCGACGCCGAGGGCAACCCCGCCGCCATGCGCGAGAGCTACCGCCGCGTGCTGGGGGAGGTGGCGGCCATCGAGCCGGAGCCGGGGGGCGACCTCCTCCTGCTGGGCCGCCTGGGCGGCGTGCCGCAGCTGGCGCGCCTCTCGGCCAGGGACGGCACCCTGGTCGCCCTGCCGGACCGCGTGCCCGACACCCCGCCGGCCGCGCCCCTGGCCCTTAGTGCATCGCCTGTGGGCATCCTCGTCCGCAGCGGCGCGGGATGGCAGCAGTGGACCGGCCGCGAGTTGATCCCCTTGACGCTGCCCGCGGCGGCCCTGCCCCTGCCCGCCCCCTTCTTGACGGAACTGCATCCGGCCCTGGCCTGGCTGCGGCCGGAGGGGCGACTGCAGATCCAGAGCCAGGCCAGCGGCATGCTGGCCCAGCAGGAGGGCCGCATGGCCCTTGCCTGGGAAAGCCCGCGGGAGACGGGCGGCTGGCGTCCTCTGCAAACCTGCCGGACGCGCGAGGGCCAATGGATGCTGCTGGCCTCGGGCGGCGAGCGCCGCCTGCTCGCCATCAGCCGCGGCGCCACGCGGGAGCCGGCGCTGGACTGGCTGGAACCCGCCGCCGCGCGCGTCTTCCAGCCCGGCACCATCTGTCCGGAACCGGGCAGCGGCGCCCTCCTCATCGGCCTGCCCGGGCAGATCCTGCGCGCCGCCGGCCCCCGGCTGGACACCCTCAGCCGCGAGCTGGGCGCCAACTGGATGGTGCCCTTCACCCCGGCCTCCGTCCTGGTGGGGGGCGCCCGGGGTCTGGCCCTGCTCGAGGACGGGGAGCTGAAGCGCCTGCGCGTGGCGGACCCCGTCCACCGCGCCACGCCCGACGGCTTCGGCGGCATCCTGGCCGCCTGCGACCGCTACCTGCTGCGCCTCAACGAGCTGAACGAGGTGGACACCCTGGCCTACCCGGAGCAGCTCGCCGCCGGCCGGGCGGCGCCCGGCCAGGCCCTGCGCCAGATCCTGGCCGACGGGAGCGGGCGCATCTGGCTGCTGGGGGAGCGGCGCCTCCATCTGCGGGCCCGCGAGGGGGCGCCCTGGACGAGGCCCCTGGCCGGCCTGCTGGGCGAATCCGCCGATGGCGAGTCGGGCGAGATCCTCTCCATGGCGGCCGATTCCAGCGGCCGCCTCTGGCTCTCCACCAGCCGGGGGACGGGCTGGCTGGTGCCGGATCGCCTGCCCCCAGTCGCCCTGCTGCTGCAGGACGCGCGGGAGCTGGAAGCGGCCGACCGGCGGCTCATCCTGCTGCTGGGTGCGGCCGACCCGCTGGGCACGGACGGCGGCACCCTGGTCCGCGTCCGCCTGGACGACCAGCCTTGGGGAGCGTGGCGCGCCCCCGGACCCCTGCCCCTGGACCAGCTGCTGCCCGCCGGCGTGACGGGCGGCACCTTCCGCCTCCAGCTTCAGGCGATGGACGCCTGGGGCAACCTAAGCCGCCAGAGCCTGGCCCTGCCCCTCGTGCTGCCGGCCGGCCAGGGCCGCCTGCCTTTCGCCAAGCGGCTCTTCCTGCTGGTGGCGATGGTGGGCATCGCCGTGACGGCCACCATCCTCTATCCCGGGCGCAGTGGCCTGCTCATCAGCCTGGGCCTGGGCGCGGCCGCGGGCTTCATCGTGCGGGTGGCGACCACCGAGCCGCACCTGTGGTGGGCCCTGCCCCTCATCCTGGGCCTCAGCTCCTACCACACCAGCGACCGCATCCGCGCCCGGCGGGCCAAGACCGTCGAGAGCCCCGAGCCGGGCGTGCTCGAGGTGGTGGACCTCCTGCGCGATTTCGGCCACTCCGGCTCGGCCACGCGCAACCTGGACCGCCTGCTGCGCAGCGCGCGCAACCTCTACCTGGAGGGCCGGCCCGATCCCGAGATCCTGGGCCGCTACCGGACGGCCCGCGGCGTCTTCCTGGACCTGACGGCGCCCAGCCTCCAGCAGCTGATGCTGGCCCTGCGCCGCCTGCCGCCCGCCGAGCGGCCGCTGGCGGGGTCCGACCAGGAGCGCCTCGAGGGCCTGGTCGCCGACGCTGTCCGCCTGCTTGAGGGCGCGGGCGACCCGCCCGCCGAGGCCGCCCTCGTCGAGCTGGCCTTCAACCTGGACCGGCTCGAGCAGGCCCTCGCCGCCACCCAGCACGGGCTTGACCTGCGCATCTCCTCGGCGCCGCTCAAGGTGCTGGACCGCGTGCTGGAGGACCGCGCCGCCGAGCTGGCCGGCGTCGAGCTGGAGCTGCGCTGCGAGCGGGAAGTGCGCCAGGTGCTGGCCCGCCTGCCCGTGGACAAGCTCCAGTTCATCCTCGACAACCTGGTGGACAACGCCCTGCACTGGATGGATGGCCTGCCGCGGCGGCGCCTGGCCATCGAAGTGCGGGAACGGCCCTCCACCCTGCAGCTGCGCGTGACCGACAGCGGGGCGGGCATGACCCCCGAGCGCCTCGCGCGCATCTTCGAGGCCGGGGTGAGCGGCCGCGCCGGTGGCGAGGGCCGCGGCTACGGATTGTATCGTTCGCGGGAGATCCTCGCCCGCTTCGGCGGCGCCCTGACCGTGGAGCGGAGCGAGCCGGGCCAGGGCAGCACCTTTCTGCTCGAGATCAAGAAAGTTGAACCGGAGGGGCGGCAGGGGTCATGGAACGCATCCTGA
- a CDS encoding sigma-54 dependent transcriptional regulator yields the protein MERILIIDDNEEFVEDTQLGLRRHYDCAWAETGEAGLEKMSGLDPDLVLLDYDLGAGASGLDILGRLVAEWPDVPVVMVTKESGVRTVVRAMKEGAFDYVVKNTSREDFLDVIRKGMALRRVKLENVWLRRRLQESLGQMVGESEAILAVKREIREAAATDLAVLITGETGTGKTMIARMIHEASARRQQAFVEVNVSAIERELFNSEVFGHEKGSFTGAVAAKRGLTELAHRGTLFLDEIGDMDPPAQIKLLTAIESGLIRRVGAVKDIQVDFRLVAATHQDLEERIRQGRMRQDLYYRINQLRIRIPPLRERPEDLPALLRYFLHKHFPGRAGLELAPGTLEALTAQSWPGNVREFESAVQLAVVRGGGGPLRPDHFNLPGGARRTPAQEADYSPLTSQPFAQARDLLLEQLRRAYVERFVQEGVSVKEAAERIGISREVLHRWMKDLGGE from the coding sequence ATGGAACGCATCCTGATCATCGACGACAACGAGGAGTTCGTGGAGGACACCCAGCTCGGGCTTCGCCGCCACTACGACTGCGCCTGGGCCGAGACGGGCGAGGCCGGGCTGGAGAAGATGAGCGGGCTGGATCCCGATCTCGTCCTGCTCGATTACGACCTGGGCGCCGGGGCGAGCGGCCTCGACATCCTCGGCCGCCTGGTGGCGGAGTGGCCCGATGTGCCGGTGGTGATGGTGACCAAGGAGAGCGGCGTGCGCACCGTGGTCCGCGCCATGAAGGAGGGCGCCTTCGACTACGTGGTGAAGAACACGAGCCGGGAGGACTTCCTCGACGTCATCCGCAAGGGCATGGCCCTGCGCCGCGTCAAGCTGGAGAACGTCTGGCTGCGCCGCCGCCTGCAGGAGTCCCTGGGGCAGATGGTCGGCGAGTCGGAGGCGATCCTGGCCGTCAAGCGGGAGATCCGCGAGGCGGCCGCCACCGACCTGGCCGTCCTCATCACGGGGGAGACGGGCACGGGCAAGACAATGATCGCGCGCATGATCCACGAGGCGAGCGCCCGCCGCCAGCAGGCCTTCGTCGAGGTGAATGTCAGCGCCATCGAGCGTGAACTCTTCAACAGCGAGGTCTTCGGCCACGAGAAGGGCTCTTTCACCGGGGCCGTCGCCGCCAAGCGCGGCCTGACCGAGCTGGCCCACCGCGGCACCCTCTTCCTGGACGAGATCGGCGACATGGATCCCCCCGCCCAGATCAAGCTGCTCACCGCCATCGAGAGCGGACTGATCCGGCGGGTGGGCGCCGTCAAGGACATCCAGGTGGATTTCCGCCTGGTGGCCGCCACCCACCAGGATCTGGAGGAGCGCATCCGCCAGGGCCGCATGCGGCAGGACCTCTACTACCGCATCAACCAGCTGCGCATCCGCATTCCGCCGCTGCGCGAGCGGCCGGAGGACCTGCCCGCCCTGCTCCGCTATTTCCTCCACAAGCACTTCCCCGGACGCGCCGGCCTGGAGCTGGCCCCCGGCACGCTGGAGGCCCTCACCGCCCAGTCCTGGCCGGGCAACGTGCGCGAGTTCGAGAGCGCCGTGCAACTGGCCGTGGTGCGCGGCGGGGGGGGACCCCTCCGGCCCGACCACTTCAACCTGCCCGGCGGGGCGCGGCGCACGCCGGCCCAGGAGGCCGACTACTCGCCCCTCACCAGCCAGCCTTTCGCCCAAGCCCGCGACCTGCTGCTGGAGCAGTTGCGCCGCGCCTACGTCGAACGCTTCGTGCAGGAGGGGGTCAGCGTGAAGGAGGCGGCCGAGCGCATCGGGATCAGCCGCGAGGTGCTGCACCGCTGGATGAAGGATCTGGGCGGGGAGTAG
- a CDS encoding MBL fold metallo-hydrolase: MMELHFWGVRGGIPTPEPEKMRFGGNTSCVTVETGDGTFIILDAGTGIRRLGNVLQARHPAGGIRGHILLSHLHWDHIQGIPFFKPLFHPANHFEFIGLRPVDTTLRAQLEGQQNFAYFPVDMGYMSSDKAFREVSDESFTIGNALVSCRRLNHPGGCLGYRIEAEGVAVVYATDNEHTGPGPEEAIVALAAGADLLIFDANYTPEEYRQGRQGWGHSTWQQAVVNARAAGVNRLVLFHHDQDHTDEQMLAIEAEAAAQFPRCLAAREGMSIRLLGPAAGEGPRARIELPAAACLELETLRGADG, from the coding sequence ATGATGGAGCTGCATTTCTGGGGTGTCCGCGGCGGCATTCCCACACCGGAGCCGGAGAAAATGCGCTTCGGGGGGAACACCAGCTGCGTCACGGTGGAGACCGGGGACGGGACCTTCATCATCCTCGACGCCGGCACGGGCATCCGCCGCCTGGGCAATGTGCTGCAGGCCCGCCACCCGGCGGGCGGCATCCGCGGGCACATCCTGCTCAGCCACCTCCATTGGGACCACATCCAGGGCATCCCTTTCTTCAAGCCGCTCTTCCACCCGGCCAATCATTTCGAGTTCATCGGCCTGCGCCCGGTGGACACCACCCTGCGCGCCCAGCTGGAGGGGCAGCAGAACTTCGCCTACTTCCCGGTGGACATGGGCTACATGTCCAGCGACAAGGCCTTCCGCGAGGTCAGCGACGAGTCCTTCACCATCGGCAACGCCCTGGTGAGCTGCCGCCGCCTCAACCATCCGGGCGGCTGCCTGGGCTACCGCATCGAGGCGGAGGGCGTGGCCGTCGTCTACGCCACGGACAACGAGCACACCGGTCCGGGGCCGGAGGAGGCCATCGTGGCGCTGGCCGCGGGGGCCGACCTGCTCATCTTCGACGCCAACTACACGCCCGAGGAGTACCGCCAGGGCCGCCAGGGCTGGGGCCACAGCACTTGGCAGCAGGCCGTTGTCAACGCGCGGGCCGCCGGCGTGAACCGCCTCGTCCTCTTCCACCACGACCAGGACCACACCGACGAGCAGATGCTTGCCATCGAGGCCGAGGCCGCCGCCCAGTTCCCCCGCTGCCTGGCCGCCCGCGAGGGCATGAGCATCCGCCTCTTGGGGCCCGCGGCCGGGGAGGGTCCGCGCGCGCGCATCGAGCTGCCCGCCGCCGCCTGCCTCGAGCTGGAGACCCTGCGCGGCGCCGACGGCTGA
- a CDS encoding flagellar hook-basal body protein has protein sequence MIKGLWDSGAGMIARGIQQDITGTNLANARTTAFKEDRLNFREMIDGRLLLDRGRGVPSPENRLRQGFETRLRAGEFQQTGAPLDFALDGPGYFVVETADGERYTRDGHFLLSPEGVLVTADGLPVLGEGGLIRLGPGPVESTGDGRLAQNGTVVGALRVVEFDEPARLAKLGRNLWQPRPEDTQPAPATATRPVQGMLEGSNIQVVEQMVKLIEQERTYAFAHKALQIQDENLGKAVGDLGRLR, from the coding sequence ATGATCAAGGGTCTGTGGGACTCCGGCGCGGGCATGATCGCCCGCGGCATCCAGCAGGACATCACGGGCACCAACCTGGCCAACGCCCGCACCACGGCCTTCAAGGAGGACCGCCTCAACTTCCGCGAGATGATCGACGGCCGCCTGCTGCTTGACCGCGGGCGCGGCGTGCCCTCCCCCGAGAACCGCCTGCGCCAGGGCTTCGAGACCCGCCTGCGCGCCGGCGAATTCCAGCAGACGGGGGCGCCCCTGGACTTCGCCCTGGACGGCCCCGGCTATTTCGTGGTGGAGACGGCCGACGGCGAGCGCTACACGCGGGACGGCCACTTCCTCCTCTCGCCGGAGGGCGTGCTGGTGACGGCGGACGGCCTGCCCGTGCTGGGCGAGGGCGGGCTGATCCGCCTGGGCCCCGGCCCGGTGGAGAGCACGGGCGACGGGCGCCTGGCCCAGAACGGCACGGTGGTGGGCGCCCTGCGCGTGGTGGAGTTCGACGAGCCCGCGCGCCTGGCCAAGCTGGGCCGCAACCTGTGGCAACCCCGGCCCGAGGACACCCAGCCCGCCCCGGCCACGGCCACGAGGCCGGTCCAGGGCATGCTGGAGGGCTCCAACATCCAGGTGGTGGAGCAGATGGTGAAGCTGATCGAGCAGGAACGCACCTACGCCTTCGCCCACAAGGCCCTGCAAATCCAGGACGAGAACCTGGGCAAGGCGGTGGGGGACCTGGGGCGCCTGCGCTGA
- the flgG gene encoding flagellar basal-body rod protein FlgG — translation MIRALHSAASGMYAQELHIDSIANNLANVNTTGYKKSHAQFQDLLYQNLRSSGVENSLGHVIPADLQVGTGVKTVSVTRDMTQGDVAQTSGRLDLAIEGEGFFQVRQLDGGTAYSRDGSFNLSSEGVIVTSDGLTLEPEITVPQGAVDIQFSRDGVVSVLLAGEASAVQIGTLELAVFTNPAGLRALGQNLYAETAASGAPQLGTPANEQFGQVAQGYLETSNVKVVEEMVGMIAAQRAYEVSSKAIRASDDMLGLAASLRR, via the coding sequence ATGATCCGTGCCCTGCACAGCGCCGCTTCGGGCATGTACGCCCAGGAGCTGCACATCGACAGCATCGCCAACAACCTGGCCAACGTCAACACGACGGGCTACAAGAAGAGCCACGCCCAGTTCCAGGATCTGCTCTACCAGAACCTGCGCAGCAGCGGCGTGGAGAACAGCCTGGGCCACGTCATCCCCGCCGACCTCCAGGTGGGCACGGGCGTGAAGACGGTCAGCGTGACGCGCGACATGACCCAGGGCGACGTGGCGCAGACGAGCGGCCGCCTCGACCTGGCGATCGAGGGCGAGGGCTTCTTCCAGGTCCGCCAACTGGACGGCGGCACCGCCTATTCGCGGGACGGCTCCTTCAACCTGTCCAGCGAGGGCGTCATCGTCACCAGCGACGGCCTCACCCTCGAGCCGGAGATCACCGTGCCCCAGGGGGCGGTGGACATCCAGTTCAGCCGGGACGGCGTGGTCAGCGTGCTGCTGGCGGGGGAGGCCTCGGCCGTGCAGATCGGCACGCTGGAGCTGGCCGTCTTCACCAATCCGGCCGGCCTGCGCGCGTTGGGACAGAACCTCTACGCCGAGACGGCGGCCTCGGGGGCGCCCCAGCTGGGCACGCCGGCCAATGAGCAGTTCGGGCAGGTCGCCCAGGGCTACCTCGAGACCTCCAATGTCAAGGTGGTGGAGGAGATGGTGGGCATGATCGCCGCCCAGCGCGCCTACGAGGTCAGCTCCAAGGCCATCCGCGCCAGCGACGACATGCTGGGCCTGGCCGCCAGCCTGCGGAGGTGA
- the flgA gene encoding flagellar basal body P-ring formation chaperone FlgA, with the protein MGRARWFLLLFLAAAAGWTGGARAAAGGEGDVAERCDTALRAVLADGPWSGADSVAFDWTLPPLRGVPAPALIEAEALQLRERGTCTVALRLLDQGRILRRLTVPVRVRRWEHLPVARRDLPRGRVLEEGDVEERWVETTHLAGGDLMPLGEVLGRRLARPLGAGRALPGRLLESVPDVRRGESLVLTVRSGGVSVSARAEALEDALIGQTFKVRLFETGRRMAARLTADGQALVEVGG; encoded by the coding sequence ATGGGACGCGCCCGCTGGTTCCTGCTCCTCTTCCTGGCCGCCGCGGCGGGCTGGACGGGTGGCGCCCGCGCCGCCGCCGGCGGGGAGGGCGACGTGGCGGAGCGCTGCGACACGGCCCTGCGCGCCGTGCTGGCGGATGGACCGTGGAGCGGGGCGGACAGCGTGGCCTTCGACTGGACCCTGCCCCCCCTGCGCGGCGTGCCGGCCCCGGCCCTGATCGAGGCCGAGGCTCTCCAACTGCGCGAGCGGGGCACCTGCACGGTGGCCCTGCGCCTCCTCGACCAGGGGCGCATCCTGCGCCGCCTGACCGTTCCCGTGCGCGTGCGGCGCTGGGAGCACTTGCCCGTGGCCCGGCGCGACCTGCCCCGCGGCCGGGTGCTGGAGGAGGGGGACGTGGAGGAGCGCTGGGTGGAGACGACCCACCTGGCCGGCGGCGACCTCATGCCGCTGGGCGAGGTGCTGGGGCGGCGCCTGGCCCGACCCCTCGGCGCCGGACGCGCCCTGCCCGGGCGCCTGCTGGAGAGCGTGCCCGACGTGCGGCGGGGCGAATCCCTTGTCCTCACCGTGCGCAGCGGCGGAGTGAGCGTCTCGGCCCGGGCGGAGGCCCTCGAGGACGCCCTCATCGGCCAGACTTTCAAAGTGCGGCTCTTCGAGACGGGGCGGCGCATGGCGGCCCGCCTCACGGCCGATGGACAAGCCCTGGTGGAGGTGGGCGGATGA
- a CDS encoding flagellar basal body L-ring protein FlgH produces the protein MKTALACLLVLALAAAAQISRDSWVTDARAFRVGDLLTILIVEQGSGSTSASTNTKRENSLEVGVQGAGGPLTFVPEISGGADSKNEHKVKGGNTRASRLQTRLMAEIVAIDPDGTLIVEGSRVVEIDGEQQITELTGRVRPDDVGSDNTIYSYLVADAVIRYSGSGLVRNAQRRGVLNWLFGWML, from the coding sequence ATGAAGACGGCCCTTGCCTGTCTGCTGGTCCTGGCCCTGGCCGCGGCGGCCCAGATCAGCCGCGACTCCTGGGTGACCGACGCGCGGGCCTTCCGCGTGGGCGACCTGCTCACCATTCTCATCGTGGAGCAGGGTTCGGGCTCCACCAGCGCCTCCACCAACACCAAGCGCGAGAACAGCCTGGAGGTGGGGGTGCAGGGCGCGGGCGGGCCGCTCACCTTCGTGCCGGAGATCAGCGGCGGGGCCGACAGCAAGAACGAGCACAAGGTGAAGGGCGGCAACACCCGCGCCAGCCGGCTGCAGACCCGCCTCATGGCGGAGATCGTCGCCATCGATCCCGACGGCACCCTCATCGTCGAGGGCAGCCGTGTGGTGGAGATCGACGGCGAGCAGCAGATCACGGAGCTGACCGGCCGGGTGCGCCCGGACGACGTGGGCTCGGACAACACCATCTACAGCTACCTGGTGGCGGACGCGGTCATCCGCTACTCGGGCAGCGGCCTCGTGCGCAATGCCCAGCGCCGGGGCGTCCTCAACTGGCTCTTCGGCTGGATGCTATGA
- a CDS encoding flagellar basal body P-ring protein FlgI — MRHTPRPAAQARGGAPWLLLALVAWLLAAPQAASVRLKEIASFQGSGHSDLIGYGLVVGLDGTGDGNRSAFTLRSVENMLRRFGIRLDPGTIKPKNVAAVMVTARLGAFARAGDRLDVTVSSLGDASSLMGGVLLMTPLTNQGGEEVLVRAQGPVSIGGFNFSSGGSSIRQNYTLVGRVPEGGMVERDMRSNLLMEGSLVLSLQHPDFTTAMRAARALNAALGEPLAQAIDAAQIRIEVPVESRQGNRLVELASLIENLDIEPDLTAKVVINERTGTVVVGRQVRLLPVAVAHGNLSVIIKSQQGSTLDPYTGFVGGQRQDEITVASEEAHLIVLDDMADVSGVARALNTLGVSPRDIISIFQLLKEAGALQAELVII, encoded by the coding sequence GTGCGTCACACCCCGCGGCCGGCGGCGCAAGCCAGGGGGGGCGCGCCCTGGCTCCTGCTCGCCCTCGTGGCCTGGCTCCTGGCCGCTCCCCAGGCGGCATCCGTGCGGCTGAAGGAGATCGCCTCCTTCCAGGGATCGGGGCACAGCGACCTGATCGGCTACGGCCTGGTGGTGGGCCTGGACGGCACGGGGGACGGCAACCGCAGCGCCTTCACCCTGCGCAGCGTGGAGAACATGCTGCGCCGCTTCGGCATCCGCCTCGATCCGGGCACGATCAAGCCCAAGAACGTGGCCGCCGTGATGGTGACGGCCCGGCTGGGCGCCTTCGCCCGGGCGGGGGACCGCCTGGACGTGACGGTCAGCTCGCTGGGAGACGCCAGCAGCCTGATGGGCGGCGTCCTCCTCATGACGCCCCTCACCAACCAGGGCGGGGAGGAGGTGCTGGTGCGGGCCCAGGGCCCCGTCTCCATCGGCGGCTTCAACTTCTCCTCGGGCGGCTCCAGCATCCGCCAGAATTACACGCTGGTCGGGCGCGTGCCCGAGGGCGGGATGGTGGAGCGCGACATGCGCAGCAACCTGCTGATGGAGGGCAGCCTCGTGCTCAGCCTCCAGCACCCGGACTTCACCACGGCCATGCGCGCCGCCCGCGCCCTCAACGCCGCCCTGGGCGAGCCCCTGGCCCAGGCCATCGACGCGGCCCAGATCCGCATCGAGGTGCCCGTCGAGTCGCGCCAGGGCAACCGCCTGGTGGAGCTGGCCTCCCTCATCGAGAACCTCGACATCGAGCCCGACCTCACGGCCAAGGTCGTCATCAACGAGCGGACGGGCACGGTGGTGGTGGGCCGCCAGGTGCGCCTGCTGCCCGTGGCCGTGGCCCACGGCAACCTCTCGGTCATCATCAAGAGCCAGCAAGGCAGCACCCTGGACCCCTACACGGGCTTCGTGGGCGGCCAGCGCCAGGACGAGATCACCGTGGCGAGCGAGGAGGCGCACCTCATCGTGCTGGACGACATGGCGGATGTGAGCGGCGTGGCGCGGGCCCTCAACACGCTGGGGGTCAGCCCGCGCGACATCATCAGCATTTTCCAGCTGCTCAAGGAGGCGGGCGCCCTCCAGGCCGAGCTGGTGATCATCTGA